In Embleya scabrispora, the DNA window GCGGACAGCAGCACGTAGACCCTCGGACCCAGCGGCGCGACCCGGGCGTGGCTGTGTCGCGCCGCCGCGTACACCGAGACCAGGTTCGCCAGTTCGGTCCGGGCCAGCTCCTGCGCCGACTCGTCGGGTACGTCCGCCCGCACCGCGAAGCCGAGCACGAGCACCGGTCGCACCGGGTCCAGGCCGAGTTGCGCGGCGGCGGCCCGAGCCGCGATCGAGCCGCCGAGCAGGCCGGCCACGCTCTCCCGGGTCGGCCCGGCCTCGGCGGCCGACCTGGCGCGTCGGCGCACCAGATGCAGCGTGGCCACCCGCGCCGCGCCGACCAGCACCTCCTCGGCCCGATCGGCGAGCGGCCGGCGGCCCTCCTGGACCCAGATCGTGCCCAGCCACCGCCCACCGGCGTGCACCCCGACCGCGAGCCGGCGCCGGATGCCCAGGTCGGGCCGCTCCTCCACGGCGACCACCTGCGTGGTGGTGCGCAGCCGGTGGAACACGCCCCAGTCGCGCAGCCGGGCCATGTACTCCTCCGGCCCCTGCCACCCCAGGATGGACAACCGCCGCAACTCGTCGGCCTCGTCCGGCCCGGTGGCCCGCGAGTAGGCCAGCACCCGGTTGGCGCTGTCCTCGATGCTCACCCCGCCGCCGGTGAGCATCGCGGTCGTCTGGGCGAGCGAGAACAGGTCGCCGCCATCGGGCGGTTCGGCGTCGGGCCGCTCGTCGAGGGCGGCGTGCGCGAGCGCGGCCACCTGTTCCCAGCGGGCCTCGGGGCGCACCGACAGCAGCACCACGCCCGCCGCGTCGGCCACCTCGCGCAGCGCCGCGCTCTCCCCCTTGACCGCGATCGCCGTCGCGCCGGCCGCGCCCGCCGCCCGCACCGTGCCGGCCGCCGCCCGGCCGCGCAGGCCGACCGCGAGCAGCAGATCGCCCGGCATCACGTGCGGCTCCTCCTCCGGATCGAGGATCGACACGTGCCGAACCGCCGCCTCCAGGCCGCCGGCCGCCGCCGCGACCCGGATCGGGCCGTCGCCGACCGGGCCGCCGAGGGCGGCGAGCAGTTCGCGCAGCGGGACGGCGGATTCGGGCACGTTCGGCCCCTTCGTGGATTCGGCAGACATTGGCCGATGGGCCAAGCGGGGAGTTTCGAGTTTAACCGATCGGATAAACACCCGACGGCGGTCGCGGCCTACCGTTGAGCGCGAGATCCGTGTCCGCACACGGCCGCACACCGCCGCAGATCACCGAACAGGAGCGCCGTCTTGGACGCTGTGACCCAGGTTCCCGCCCCGGTCAACGAGCCGGTACACGACTACGCCCCCGGCACGCCCGCGCGGGCGCGCCTCGAAGCGAAGCTCGCGGAACTGGCCGCGGCCCCGATCGACCTCCCCATGACCATCGGCGGCAAGCGGCGCATGGGCGCCGGCAAGCGCGAGGACGTGGTCCAGCCGCACAACCACAGCGCGCGCCTGGGCACCTTCGCGCACGCGGACACCGCCGACGCGCAGGACGCCGTCGACGCGGCCCTCGCCGCCGCGCCGGCCTGGCGGGACCTGTCCTTCGACGACCGCGCGGCGATCTTCCTCAAGGCCGCCGACCTGCTCGCCGGCCCGTGGCGCGAGACGCTGGCCGCGGCGACCATGCTGGGCCAGGGCAAGAACGCCCAGCAGGCGGAGATCGACTCCTCGTGCGAGCTGATCGACTTCTGGCGCTTCAACGTGCACTTCGCCCGCCGTGCGCTGGCCGAACAGCCGATCAGCAGCCCGGGCGTGTGGAACCGCACCGACCACCGGCCGCTCGAAGGCTTCGTCTACGCGATCACCCCGTTCAACTTCACCGCCATCGCGGGCAACCTGCCCACCGCGCCCGCCCTGATGGGCAACGTCGTGGTCTGGAAGCCGTCGCCGACGCAGACCTTCTCGGCCGTACTGCTGATGGAACTGCTCGAAGAGGCCGGGCTGCCCCCGGGCGTGATCAACCTGGTCACCGGCGACGGGATCGCGGTCTCCGAGGTGGCGCTGCGCCACCCGGACCTGGCGGGCATCCACTTCACCGGCTCCACCGCCACCTTCCAGCACCTGTGGCGCACGGTCGGCGAGAACATCGCGAACTACCGCACCTACCCGAGGATCGTCGGCGAGACCGGCGGCAAGGACTTCGTGGTCGCCCACCCCAGCGCCGACCCCGACGTGCTGCGCACCGCCCTCGTTCGCGGCGCGTTCGAGTACCAGGGCCAGAAGTGCTCGGCCGCCTCGCGCGCCTACATCCCGCGCTCGCTGTGGGAGTCCGACTTCAAGGCCGACTTCCTGGCCACCGTCGACGGCCTGTCGATGGGCGACCCGACCGACCTGAGCCACTTCCTGGGCGCGGTGATCGACGAGCGCGCGTTCGCCAAGAACAAGGGCGCGATCGACCGGGCGCACGCCGACGAGACGGTGGAGGTCGCGGCCGGCGGGACCTACGACGACAGTGTCGGCTGGTTCGTCCGCCCGACCGTGCTGGTCTCCGCGAACGCCGACCACGAGATCTTCAAGGACGAGTACTTCGGCCCGATCCTGGCCGTGCACGTGTACGAGGACGACGCCTACGACATGATGCTGGCCCAGATGGAGTCGGTCTCCGCGTACGGCCTGACCGGCGCGATCATCGCCCGGGACCGCGAGGTCATCGCGCACACCGCGCACGTGTTGCGGTTCGCGGCGGGCAACTTCTACATCAACGACCGACCCACCGGCGCGGTCGTGGGGCAGCAGCCGTTCGGCGGCGGGCGCGCGTCGGGCACCAACGACAAGGCCGGCGCGATGCAGAACCTCACCCGCTGGATCAGCTCACGCTCGATCAAGGAGACGTTCGTCCCGGCGACGGACCACCGCTACCCGCACATGGGCTGACCCCACCCCACCGGTACATCGGGAGAAGAAGATGCTCCGCAGCCCCATCCTCGCGGCGGCCCGCTCGCCGCGGACCCGCTCCCTGGTCGAGCACCTGCCGCCGACCCGGGCCATCGTGGACCGCTTCGTCGCGGGCGACGTGCTCGACGACGCCGTCCGGGTCACCCGCGAACTCGTCGGGACCGGGCGCAAGGTGACGCTCGATCACCTCGGCGAGGACACCACCGACCGCGCGCAGGCGGACGCCACGGTGGACGCGTACGACGCGCTGCTCGACACGCTCGGCGAGACCGGCCTGGCCCGCGACGCCGAAGTGTCGGTCAAGCTGTCCGCGGTGGGCCAGTTCCTGCCCGGCATCGGCGAGCGGACCGCGCTGGAGAACGCCCGGCGGATCTGTACCGCCGCCGCGCGGGTGGGCACCACGGTCACCCTGGACATGGAGGACCACACCACGACCGACTCGACCCTGGGCATCCTGCGCGAATTGCGCGTGGACTTCCCGTGGGTGGGCGCGGTGCTCCAGGCCTACCTGCGGCGCACCGAGCAGGACTGCCGGGACCTGGCCTACGAGGGCTCGCGGGTGCGGTTGTGCAAGGGCGCCTATCAGGAGCCGGAGTCGGTCGCGTTCCAGGACAAGGGCGACGTGGACCGGTCCTACGTGCGCTGCCTGCGGATCCTGATGGAGGGCAAGGGCTACCCGATGGTGGCCTCGCACGACCCGCGCCTGATCGCCATCGCGAGGCACCTGGCGGATCGGGCGGAGCGGGCGCCCGGCAGCTTCGAGTTCCAGATGCTCTACGGCATCCGCCCCGAGGAGCAGACCCGGATCGTCGAACAGGGCGATCTGATGCGGATCTACCTTCCCTACGGCGCCGAATGGTACGGCTACTTCATGCGCCGACTCGCCGAACGCCCCGCCAATCTGACCTTCTTCCTGCGCGCGATGGCCACGAAGAGCTAGGCAGGGCAGGGCAGTTCGCATGGGCGCCGGACGGGAGCGGTTTCTCCCGTCCGGCGCCCGCTGTCGTTTCGGTGCGTGCTCGGCATGATCGGTGTGATCGGCGTGCGGGGCACGCTGACAGCATGGGCTCATGAACGCAATGGACTTCGGCGACTTCACGGTGCGCCGCGCGAAGGAGTCGGACGCGGGCGCGTTGGCCGGGATCGACGTGATCGCGAGCGCGGGTGACGCCGAGCGGCGGGCGAACATCGCCCGAACTGTTCCACCTCTGCGGTCGGCCGCAGGTCGGACCGACGCATCCATGACCTTGTGAGCCGTGAGCCGACGCGGGCGGCGTGGGACGGACCTGGCTCTCGCCGTCCGGCCCTGCCGAGGAACGCGCCTGTCTCGTCGGGGTCAGACGGGTCGGGTCATCGGGCCTTCGCGGTACATCTCGGCGGCGAGCGCGGTGGTGATCCTGTCGCCGAGGGCGCCGTACGCGTATTCGACCATCCACCGGTCACCGTCGTGCCAGATGCGGGTGATGGTGCCGAGGTGGTGACGTCGTTCGTGGTGGTCGACCTTGCGCCAGAGGTGTTCGCCGACGGCCCATGGGGGTGTGCCGGTCATGATTTCTCCTCGGGTGTGGAATGGGACGACGGGGGCGAGGGCGGGTGCTTCGGCACGCGCACGGTGCGCGATCATCCGCACGTAGCCCGGGGAGAACCCGGTGGCGCGAGCGATGGTCTCCGTCGATATGCCGAATCGGTGCGCATCGGCAACGGCGGCCCGCAGCACATCCCCGGCGGCGCGACAGCAGCGGCGGTGGGCACGCTGCCGGCGCAGTGAGGTGGTGGCGGGGTCGGGCCACTGACCCTGAAGGCGGCCACGGTGCGGGCGGTTGCGGTGAGGCGGGCGAGAAACGGCGGATACACGAAGCTGCTTTCGGCGATGGGTCGGCGGGCGGTTCCACTGGGCCTTGTCCGGCCGGGCGTGCGGGGGTCTTCAGGCGCCCGGCCGGACAAGGGATCAAGCCCCCGGCCCCGCGGTCGCGCCGGTGGCCGCAGGGCCGGGGGTGCCGCCCGCAGGAAACAGTCGGAGCGGGCGGCGTCGGGCGTGGCTCAGCCGCCCGAGTCCAATCCGCGCCCGACCGACGGCGCCGGGAGGGTCCGCATCGGATACATCCGCGACTCATGCACCAGAGCGGTCGGTTCCGCCCGCGTGACGTCCAGGGGTTCACGACCGGGCGTGGTGATCCGGATCAGACGAACCTCGTCACCGGACGGGGTCACGGCGGTCATGTGGGCCTCCGCCGCACGTGAGGGTGTCAGCGCCGCAATCGGGTGGCGAATTTCTGTCATGGCCACGAGCTTGCCGCCAAGCATCTACGGTGGCCAGTAATTGTGCATGCACAGTGCGTATACGCCCGCCCCACGCAGTCATGCAGCACACGTACACGTTCGTACAGCCAAGACCCTCGCCCGTACCGGCCCGTACTCCGGAGGCGCAAGTAGTGGACGGAAGACCCAACCCGGCCGCAAAGATGTTCGGCGCTCAGCTGCGTCACCTGCGCAGGAGGGCAGGACTCGACCCCGCCCAGCTCGGCGCCGCAATCGGCAACAGCCGGTTCACCATCGAGTCTTGGGAGCGCGGAGTCCGTACTCCCCACCCGGACACCATCCGGACGCTCGACGAACTTCTCAACGCCGACGACATGTTGACCGCCGTCATCGAGCAACTTGCGAGCCCGCTGTTCCCGGGCCAGTTCGCCGAGTACGCGGAACTGGAAGTCAGTTGTGTCAGTCTCTATTCCTATAACGCGCTCGCCATTCCCGGCCTGCTGCAAACCGAGGATTACGCGCGTGCCGTCATCGGTGCCAGTGTTCCTCCGTTGGACGACGAGGATGTCGAACGGCTGGTCGCCGCTCGCATCGAACGACAGGTTCTCCTGACCCGCAAGCCGCAGCCGGTGGTGAGCTTCGTCATCGAGGAGATTGCGATCCGGAGGCCGATCGGCGGAAAACCCGTGCTTCGAGAGCAGTTGAAGCACATCGCCGAAGTGGCCGACATGCGCAATGTGACGATCCAGGTGATGCCCATCGACGTCGTCGAGCACAGCGGGCTCGAAGGCCCGATGATTCTGATCCGGACGTACGACGGGCGTGATCTGGTCTACATCGAAGGGCAGGTCGGCGGCGTATGGGCAACAGACGCCACGCAGGCTGCCATCATCGCGCAGCGGCATGGAAGGATCCAGACGCAGGCCCTTCGGGCAGCGGAGTCGATCGAACTCATCGAACGGATCACGGGAGACCTATGACCAGGGAGCGCATCGCCACGGGGACGTGGCGGAAGAGTAGCTACAGCGGAAACCAAGGTGGTGACTGTGTCGAGGTCGCGCCGTTGACCGGCGCTGTCGGCGTTCGCGACAGCAAGGTCGGTGAATCGCCGATCGTCCGGACCCGCGCTGAAGCATGGGCCGCGTTCCTCGACTCGCATCGCTGAGCGACCCGCGTCCGCCCCGCCTTGGATCGACCGGTGGCGGGGCGGGTGGTCCTCGACAGCGCGTCCTCACCTGGGCTCGACCGGCCCACGGCCCCTCAGATGGTGGCCCGGTGCTCGTCCCGTGGCGGTGTCGCGGGAGCGAGGGCGCGGGCCGAGGCCCGGGTGCGGCGTACGGCTGCCAGGTGGTGGAGCAGCGTGGCGGCGGTGAGGATGGCTGCCGGGTAGCCGAGTCGGGGCGGCGTGAGGGCGGGCCACTGTTGGGCCAGGCCGCCGAGGGCGCCGCCCAACGCGATTCCGGTGTAGATGGCGCAGGAGTTGAGGCCCAGGAGTACCGGTGCGGCCGTGGGGTGCAGGGCGATCAGACGGTGTTGTTGGGGGACGACGATGATGCCGACCGCCCCGCCCCAGATCACGGCCCACACCATTGCCCCGGCCAGGGTTTGTACCGCGATGGGCGTCAGGGCCAGGACGACCGTGCCCAGCGCGAGTGCGACGGTGAGAACTCGCGTGGGGTCACGGCGGTCCACCAGGCGGCCGGCTGTGAGGTTGCCGGCCAGGGTGCCGGTGCCCCAGGCCGTCAGGATCAGGGTCAGCCGAGCGTCGGAGCCGTTGGTGGCGGCGTCCAGTGCGGGTGCGATGTATGTGTAGAGCGTGTACGAGGCCAGGAACGTCATCGCCGTGATCGCCAGCAGGCTCAGCACACGACGCTGCCGCAGCGGGCGCAGGCGGTCGGCCAGTGACGCCGCCGGCAGGACCACCTTCGGCACGCCGAGCGCCACACCGACCGCGGCGAGCAGGCCGAGTCCGGCTACGGCCCACAGGGTGATGCGCCAGTCGGTGCGGCCGATCAACGTTCCCAGCGGCAGCCCGACGGCGGTGGCGAGGGTCAGGCCGCCGAGGACGAACGCCAGTGCCCGGCCTCGGCGTTCGGGCTCGACGATGGCGGCGGCCGTACTGGACGCGGTCGAGGTGATCGTGCCGGCACCGATCGCGGTGAGGACGCGGGCGGCCATGACCACCTCGTAGCCGGTGCCGACCGCGGTGAGGGCGTTGCCGGCGACGAACACGCCGAGTGCGACGAGCAGGGCCATACGTCGGTCCAGCGCCCCCGCCACCGCCGCCATGACGGGTGCCGACGCGGCGAGGACCAGGGCGAAGACCGTGACCAACTGCCCGGCGGCGGGCGTGGAGACGTCCAGATCGTCGGCGATGGACGGGAGCAGACCGGCGATGACGTAGCTGTCGGTGCCGACGGCGAAGGTCGCCAGGGCCAATGGCGCGAGTCGTTTGAACATGGGGCGGCGCTGCCTTCCGGTGCGGTGCGGCGGATCGCAAGAACTGACGAGTCGGCAGCGTAGGCAACACATGGATGCTTGTCCATGTATCAATGTGTCGGATAGGCTCGACCCGACGCGATGAGCGGCAGGGGCAGCGTCGGCGGCAGCGAGAGCGGCACGAGCAGGAGGCGGACGATGCGCGAGGTGTCACAGCCGACTCGGGAGGCCATCCGGCTCGTGGACGTGTTGCGGGCGCTCGGCGATCCCGTGCGGCTCGAACTCGTGCAGCGGCTCGACCGTACGGGCCCGGACAACTGCTCTGCGGCCGGCGAGGAACTCGACGTCCACCAGACGACGTTGTCCCACCACTACCGGGTGCTGCGCGAAGCCGGCGTCACCTGGACGACCATCGAAGGCCGGACCCGGCTGGTCCGGGTGCGCCGCGACGACCTGGACAATCTCTTCCCCGGGCTCCTCGACTCCGTCCTGGCCGGAGCACGCCGAAGCCGGCCGACGCCCGACCACTGACCCGCGACCGGAGGGCCGATCCGGGTGGACCGGGTGGACCGGCCCTCCGGTCCACCACGTCGTCGAGTTCCAGGCCGGCGTACAGGCCACGCTGAACGGCTCCGTCAAGGGCGAGGACGAGCCGGAGGGGCGCCACCGAGGCGGTGGGCGCCGGGTCGTCGGTCGAGCCGTCGAGCGTCAGGCCGCCGCCGGCGGGCGCGCGGGCCGGTTCTCCACCTCGGCCCGCAGCAGGAAGCCGCCCGTGCGTACCCGGCCCGTCGTGAGATTCCCCCCGACCGCGCGCAGCCGCTCGGCC includes these proteins:
- a CDS encoding ArsR/SmtB family transcription factor — protein: MREVSQPTREAIRLVDVLRALGDPVRLELVQRLDRTGPDNCSAAGEELDVHQTTLSHHYRVLREAGVTWTTIEGRTRLVRVRRDDLDNLFPGLLDSVLAGARRSRPTPDH
- a CDS encoding proline dehydrogenase family protein, coding for MLRSPILAAARSPRTRSLVEHLPPTRAIVDRFVAGDVLDDAVRVTRELVGTGRKVTLDHLGEDTTDRAQADATVDAYDALLDTLGETGLARDAEVSVKLSAVGQFLPGIGERTALENARRICTAAARVGTTVTLDMEDHTTTDSTLGILRELRVDFPWVGAVLQAYLRRTEQDCRDLAYEGSRVRLCKGAYQEPESVAFQDKGDVDRSYVRCLRILMEGKGYPMVASHDPRLIAIARHLADRAERAPGSFEFQMLYGIRPEEQTRIVEQGDLMRIYLPYGAEWYGYFMRRLAERPANLTFFLRAMATKS
- a CDS encoding PucR family transcriptional regulator, yielding MPESAVPLRELLAALGGPVGDGPIRVAAAAGGLEAAVRHVSILDPEEEPHVMPGDLLLAVGLRGRAAAGTVRAAGAAGATAIAVKGESAALREVADAAGVVLLSVRPEARWEQVAALAHAALDERPDAEPPDGGDLFSLAQTTAMLTGGGVSIEDSANRVLAYSRATGPDEADELRRLSILGWQGPEEYMARLRDWGVFHRLRTTTQVVAVEERPDLGIRRRLAVGVHAGGRWLGTIWVQEGRRPLADRAEEVLVGAARVATLHLVRRRARSAAEAGPTRESVAGLLGGSIAARAAAAQLGLDPVRPVLVLGFAVRADVPDESAQELARTELANLVSVYAAARHSHARVAPLGPRVYVLLSAPPTETVALGWAHEIAAAAHGHLDLVVRGAVGDPAPSLARTVAARESADRVLDAMATGGVSAEVAALSQVRPQVLHGEVQALLAEHREIRDPRLIALRAHDGEHDTEYADSVLAWLDALGDVRAAAAALHIHPNTLRYRIRRAGELTGLDWADPKTRLLAALLLRLPG
- the pruA gene encoding L-glutamate gamma-semialdehyde dehydrogenase; this encodes MDAVTQVPAPVNEPVHDYAPGTPARARLEAKLAELAAAPIDLPMTIGGKRRMGAGKREDVVQPHNHSARLGTFAHADTADAQDAVDAALAAAPAWRDLSFDDRAAIFLKAADLLAGPWRETLAAATMLGQGKNAQQAEIDSSCELIDFWRFNVHFARRALAEQPISSPGVWNRTDHRPLEGFVYAITPFNFTAIAGNLPTAPALMGNVVVWKPSPTQTFSAVLLMELLEEAGLPPGVINLVTGDGIAVSEVALRHPDLAGIHFTGSTATFQHLWRTVGENIANYRTYPRIVGETGGKDFVVAHPSADPDVLRTALVRGAFEYQGQKCSAASRAYIPRSLWESDFKADFLATVDGLSMGDPTDLSHFLGAVIDERAFAKNKGAIDRAHADETVEVAAGGTYDDSVGWFVRPTVLVSANADHEIFKDEYFGPILAVHVYEDDAYDMMLAQMESVSAYGLTGAIIARDREVIAHTAHVLRFAAGNFYINDRPTGAVVGQQPFGGGRASGTNDKAGAMQNLTRWISSRSIKETFVPATDHRYPHMG
- a CDS encoding helix-turn-helix domain-containing protein, yielding MDGRPNPAAKMFGAQLRHLRRRAGLDPAQLGAAIGNSRFTIESWERGVRTPHPDTIRTLDELLNADDMLTAVIEQLASPLFPGQFAEYAELEVSCVSLYSYNALAIPGLLQTEDYARAVIGASVPPLDDEDVERLVAARIERQVLLTRKPQPVVSFVIEEIAIRRPIGGKPVLREQLKHIAEVADMRNVTIQVMPIDVVEHSGLEGPMILIRTYDGRDLVYIEGQVGGVWATDATQAAIIAQRHGRIQTQALRAAESIELIERITGDL
- a CDS encoding DUF397 domain-containing protein, encoding MTRERIATGTWRKSSYSGNQGGDCVEVAPLTGAVGVRDSKVGESPIVRTRAEAWAAFLDSHR
- a CDS encoding MFS transporter; translated protein: MFKRLAPLALATFAVGTDSYVIAGLLPSIADDLDVSTPAAGQLVTVFALVLAASAPVMAAVAGALDRRMALLVALGVFVAGNALTAVGTGYEVVMAARVLTAIGAGTITSTASSTAAAIVEPERRGRALAFVLGGLTLATAVGLPLGTLIGRTDWRITLWAVAGLGLLAAVGVALGVPKVVLPAASLADRLRPLRQRRVLSLLAITAMTFLASYTLYTYIAPALDAATNGSDARLTLILTAWGTGTLAGNLTAGRLVDRRDPTRVLTVALALGTVVLALTPIAVQTLAGAMVWAVIWGGAVGIIVVPQQHRLIALHPTAAPVLLGLNSCAIYTGIALGGALGGLAQQWPALTPPRLGYPAAILTAATLLHHLAAVRRTRASARALAPATPPRDEHRATI